The DNA window ctttacacattttataaacacTTAATTAGTTCTCAGCTAGTCAAAATACAATCATATATGTGCACATACAATAAGCACATTTAGCCCagaacacagcattgttttggatgtctGTAAAGTTCCTTCGCAAAACACTATTTTTCCTTGTATCTTTAGGTTTGTTcttaaaaaagacttttttTGGCCTGGACCATAAGAACCTACATAAccaaattacaagtgtgaacacaccctaaggTTTTCAGATGCAAGTGCCATTGCTAATGCTTTGAAAGTAAAACCaaaggttcaaaagaacaaataaCAAAGCAATGATGATGAGCAATGCTGTGATTTCCCGACTTCTCCTCCATCGTCGTTACCAAGAAAAAGAGGTAAACTGCTGCTGCTTTGATAATGCAAAGCACTGTGGTCtggacccaaataatataatgtgaacacaatCAAGCGGGGGAAGGGGGAGCAATCGAACTTGGGTTCGGACCAGGCAATCGAACGAAGCGTGAAAGCACCCTaatagtattaataataattattccaATTTCTAATTCTTCTTATACGaccattataattattatattcctaataaaactaataatatttgaatactttttgtgaatttttaacggaataatttaaatgatgtactgattaattaatcaaattgACCACAGTTAATTGCATACATCAATATTTGCTAAAAACAAACTAACATTAATTAACagcatgtacttactatagagttagtTGCTTGTAATGAGGTAAAACTTCCTGTTACATGGATACAGTTTTAAAATGTTCCTAAAATTCAGAGAATTTACATAATTGTCATAGGCCATATCTAAATGTGTTCATTTTACCaaattaacagtaaattatgttGACAGtcctaatttttatttatttaaaagaaagaagTTAGATAAGCAGCGCATTTAATTTTCTATGAAATAATGCAGTCAAGCATTGCAGCGTTTATTTTGGAGTCACCTACTGTATCTGTCATAAACTGAAGTACTACAGGGACACTAACACAGCAGTATCCTACACAGCAAACAAGCCTGTGATGCTACAAACATGTGTCACTATCTCACCTAATCATTGacgagagagacagagagagagagagagagagagaaggagaccCAGGTGGTCCTACATGTTCTGGAATGAAGGAAGTGTCACATGCCTTCCTTCAAACAGACAGACACTCCTAAAGAGGTCTGTGTCAAGCCCCCTCAGAGGAATAAAGACAGGAGGAGGACGACGGCAAGCGACTGTCAGGCCGCCTCACTGAAGCAATGACGGGAGGATGTGATATTTCTCACCGAGGACCCCTACCTCCAGATAGCACCCCTGCTATAACCCAGCCGCGGCCCCCTTCCTCCGACGTGTGCTGGGGGTTAATTGGCTCTCAGCGGGAGCAGAATCGAGGGTGCGGGGGGTCCGCACCTTCACCGAGCTTCGTCTTCCTCGCCCCCCTCCGAAGCGTGCATGAGTAGTAAAGAGGGCTAGAGAGAAGCTGATATCACCAAGAATCCCCCCGCCTGCTTTTGACAAGCTATTAGTCCAACCGCACGCACACACGCGCGGCCTCGTCTCGTACGAGACAGGAAAAGAAAAGAGAGGAAAGGCAAGTAGTGTGCAAAAAAGCgggagaagagaaaagagaaGTAGTCAGCAAGCGCGAGTTCCGCACACACCATCCTTCCTCCTTTCTTCCATCCGTATCCTTCTCTCCGCTCCCCTTTTTCCTGACTTACTTTGCTTTCCCTGCGAAAGCTCCATTGTTCCCCTTCCCCTAAGTCTCATCAGCCTCTTTTGTGGCCGACTATCACAGCGGCAGGCAGAGGCGCGCTGGAAACGTCTAAATGGTATCATGGCTCGTGATTAAGCGCGCGAGCTTCGGCGGTGCCGCCGCTGCTTATGAGTCAGGTCTGATAAGGCGAGGGCCCTGCTCTCTACTCAATTTCAGATACCGTTAATGGAATCTGTCTTGTGCGATTGTAATGTGAGAGCGCCTAATTTGCCATGGAGCTTGaagctgtcagcggcgagggATTGCGGGGTCAGGAGGGAGCTGGCAGCCGCTTGGCCCGCGGCGTGTATCTGTGCCGCTGAATAGAGCAGCTCTCCGCCTGTCACTTAGCTGATAGGCTGATGAGGACTCTAAGCCACTCGGCACAATGAGGAGAGGGCCATACTGCCTCGCTCCCCCCCCCACCACCACCCCCCTTTAATTGTCAAGCCCGCTAAAATTTTTCCAAGCCAGTGTGCTGGAGACTGGgctgagtttttttttctctctgccactctctctctcttacgtCTTcccaacttttttatttttcttcttttccttCATTTCTGTCTTCTCTGGTATCAAACAGACAAGGCTGACCCCACTCGTTCATCCTTTCGTCCATCGCTTCTTTTTACTTAGCCTGGCCTTTTGTCCCATCTCTTTCTTCTCAGCaggagtccaagtcaagtctcaagtcttttGTCACAAGTCGAAGTCAAGTCCAAATTTTATATGCATTGCAGGTCAATCTGTACATGCAGAGATTTCCCCCCATAATAAATTAACAAGTAACTATGGTAACCAGAGTTCTGCATCTATGTTTACAATTTGAAGCATACCTTCTAGCCAGCTTTATGTGGTAAATTTCTACATAAAAGCAACTTTGAAActttttatagattttttttaataaaaaataacactgtAACTTTGTTGTTAGGTGTTACATGtgcttactatagtaataacagtaaattatgcataattacaagcaacTTACCCTATACTAAGtacatgtttttaattaaagggttagttcacccaaaaattaaaataatgtcatgtattactcacctccatgtcgttctacaccagtaagaccttcattcatcttcagaacacaaattaagatattttgatgaaatccgatgtctcagtgaggcctctatagacagcaatgacattgaaaatctcaagatccataaaggtactaaaaacatatttaaaacagttcatgtgagttcagtggttctaccttaatattataaagtgatgagaatactttttgtgcgccaaaaaacaaaataacgacttttcaacaatatagtgatgggctgatttcaaaacactgctctggagctttacgaatcgaatcagtgattcggatctcctatcaaacggctaaactgctgaaatcacgtgactttggcgctcgaaacactgattcaattcgtaaagtgttttgaaatcagcccatcactatattAATGAAAAGTCGGCATTGAGTTAgtcgcacaaaaagtattctcgtcacttaatAATAttaggtagaaccactgaactcacatgaactgttttaaatatgtttgtctatgcaggcctcacggagccatcggatttaatcaaaacatcttaatttgtgttccgaagatgaacgaaggtcttacggctgtagaacgacatgagggtgagtaataaatgacattatttttgggtgaactaaccctttaatattacaCAGTACTTATAAGTAAAGTCAAgtcaattaaaatgtatgtgatgttcacaatacatatcgtttttaaagcagctttacgatgatgttaatgttttaatataaatattaatatacattttaatataaatataaatatgaatataataaatataaatattttaatatcttaAACTAGAGCTGGGTGATagtattgtttacattttatatactaCTATAGTTTACGACACTAGTTGTAATAAACTAGTCGTATAGTTTACTTTAAAGTCTCCAACTGCACCCAAATAAAATTTTACAAACCTACAATAACGATTTATAGGCTATTGTAGGGCTTTTGGGACAGATTGCAGGAAATTGCATACATGCGTCATTCACACATGTGTGTGATGTCATATTCGTACTCAGAGGAAAAATACAGTAGCTCTGGCTGTGGTTAGCATGAAGATAAAAGTTTGTCACAGCAAACGAGAAAAAATGACCATGGATCATTCATAGTGACGAACATCTGCAAAATCTCTGGTTATAAAAACGAAGAAACCAATTTTTTTGTCCATCCTCTCTTGATAAATGATATACTCTGATATATCCTGGATCCATGTATACAATGTCTCAGACCACAAATATTCACTCAGAAGAGcaaaaccaaaacaatgttcttccccAAGATGTATGCAATCTGCTAGAGGGACAAAAGCTCCCAAGTGTAGCTTTAAAGATGCACTCAGTCTGTTTTTGTTTACGTTTGACTGGTCCCTAATTGTCCCAATAGTACCAGTGGATTTGGACTCTGTACTGACACCTATTGGTGTGGATGTATTAACATTTTGCAGGTGATATAACTAAGCACTGTGAATTGAATACCACAATGATTCTACTGGACTTTCATTTGGACATTATGTTTCCTAAAGATCACTGACTGATGAGACTCATCAGAATTATCTGAAGTTCTTCACTGTGGCTTGACtttgattaatgttttaaatttgtatCTTGTAAGGGATTTTTCACATCCATCCACTGATCTGTCCTCTATCTGGTGaaattatttgtaaaaacaAGTAACTGAACTCAAGTGATGCAGCATCCCACAGCATCACACCATTACATATTTTTGatgattcaaaaatgatttACTGCTTTATATACATTAAAGGATTTAGAATTTGTTTCCTTTACTTACCAGTTTATGTTGCAGCATAAAAGTGTGTGCACACTATAGATTACGTCATGTCAGAGAACGTTGTAAAactatttgtgtttttgtaaatGCTCTATCTCACTGTTCCTTCACTGTTGTCTTCTGTGTGCTCAGGTTGGCTGGACCTGGTCCAGGGGCTGTCCTGGCTGGTGGTGTGTTTGCAGTGTCCCGGCTGGTATGGCAGTGGTCGGTTGTGGCTGAAGTCTTTTCTCTTAACAACTTGTTTGTGGGCGTCCTCTTCTCGCTGTCAGCCTGTTTCCTCTGTGCAAAgagtgttcagcagaagaaaaagGTACTACAGACTAGGAAGgcaccaaaatgaaaattcatgaTGCACTTGGCTAAAAAAACGAAgccaaaaattaataataaactagtaatcaattaattaatcaaacattttttataatcATCACTCAAATAGCTAAAATATTTCATAGTACAAAGatttaaattgcacataaggcacATAAGGTTTCAACATTTTAATAACAGTATTGTTTCTACTCCAGTTTGTTAGTAAAATATAATCATTCAAATgacaataaactgtaataactttttttcatgACTAATAAGTTTATGGACATTGAATGGGTTTCTTGGCCAAAAGTTTTCAGTAGCCGAAATTTCGGTGCGTCCctactaactaactaactaacttatatatatgtgtgtatttatttattacttttctcAGTTTGCTCTGTGGGGGGCGCTGTTCTGTGGGCTGAGCCTGTGTAATCAGCACACGCTGGTCTTGTATGTTGTCATCATAATTCCCTGGGCCCTCCTGCACCTCTACACTCATAATGTAAGTATTGATAATCACTCAGCGGTACAGGGATCAACACATAATTTGTCAGCGTTTCACAGAAAGGTGAATAAATTAATAGTGCAGGTTAAAAACCTTTTAAAGAGCAAATTTGGTGATATTATGCACTCATATGCcacatcatttaaaaatatacagtcTTTAACAGGTCTAGAGAGATGTACTTTAAGGTATGGTTTTACGCTAGAATTTTGAAAGCCAtaaaaataggaaaaaatatataaattaattattacgtattttaaaacaaatatatattttatatatatatatatatatatatatatatatatatatatatatatatatatatatatatatatatatatatatatatatatatatatatatatatatatatacactggtACTTACAACTGAGAGCAGTGCAAAGCAGTAAAGGAAATTGTTCTCAGATGATTGTGGCATTGTCCAAGTGTTATGTCCATGCTGTTGTTTTATAATTATGTTTTAGCATGCAAATTTGAACATTTGGCAATGAAAAGAATCTGTCATATACAAGTGACATGTATTTCCCACAGGGTTTGTCCTTTATTGGTCTGGTGTCTTTGGGGACTTGTTTCCTGGCTGGCTTTGTGCCCTACATCTACCTGCCCATTTCCTCCTACCTCAACAGAGCTCGCTGGAGCTGGGGAGACCAGACGTCTCTCCACGGCTTCCTCACACACCTGCTCCGAGCTGAATATGGCACCTTCAGCCTGGTACCAACAGATTCATaagtgttttataaaaaaaaaaaaaaaaaaaaaaaaaagagatgttttcatgatttaaatatatgtaCTAGGATATGAGGTTTTCATGCTGTATTcattttcttaaaggtgccctagaacgtttttttaaaagatgtaatataagtctaaggtgtcccctgaatgtgtctgtgaagtttcagcattttttaactgcttattttggggcatcattataaatgagccgattcagggtacgtggcccctttaaatctggtgctccacgccccaagagctcgcgcttgccttaaacgacataaaaaaaaagttcaaacagctaatataaccctcaaaatggatctttacaaagtgtttgtcatgcagcatgtctaattgcgtaagtacagtgtttatttggatgtttacacttgattctgaatgagtttgaggctgtgctccatggctaacggctaatgctacactgttggagagatttataaagaatgaagttgtgtttatgaattatacagactgcaagtgtttaaaaatgaaaatagcgacggctcttgtctccgtgaatacagtaagaaacgatgtcaactttaactacatttaacagtgcattagcaacatgctaacgaaacatttagaaagacaatttacaaatatcactaaaaatatcatgttatcatggatcatgtcagttattattgctccatctgccattttttgctattgtccttgcttgcttacctagtctgatgattcagctgttcacagatccagacgttaatggcttcccttgtctaatgcctttcataatgttgggaacataggctggcatatgcaaatattgggagtGGACACcccgttacgtaacagtcggtgttatgttgatattcgcctgttcttcagaggtcttttaaacaaatgagattttaaggaggaaacaatggagtttgagactcactgtatgtcatttccatgtactgaactcttgttatttaggtaaattcaatttttgaatctagggcacctttaaactaatGCACCTCATGTTGATTTCTTTTGCTTCAGGCTAAAACAGATGAAAATTTGAGTCTCCTAAAAATGTTACGGTGAGTGTAACAAAATTGATTTGATGAATGACTTTAATCCAGATTTTAATTTCCAGAAGGAAATAGAAGTATGGGaattatgtaaacaaaacatAGTTCAGTATATAGCTCAtgtgtattacgtgttcagtctgtAGGCATGTAGTGTAGTcactttacaaagtgacatcgccaactactggcctggcagcataatacagcgtttttagtcttTTTCGCAGATCCGTGCGAATGGGGATCGCTTTGACAACGTTGTcacttttccgtttttagtacatcgttgtcatgtaaatgttcCCTTACATTTTGAATTTCATATACTCTATTAATTAGTGTTGCAGGATTGTCACAACAATCATAATTGTTGATTATATCCATTTATATTGTAACtgctattattaattttaatttaatactaaaatgttactataattttatattaaaattcttTTTTTGTGCAAGGCAACAGCTCACCATATTCTGTTGCACTTTaggaaacactttattttacagtgtccttgtaaCACATATTACATTAAGTTGCTGTAGTAATaaccataaattatgcataattacatgtgACTAACCCTAAAGTaaatacatgtagttaattGTTAGTACTCAGTGCAGCCCTACTATCAAGTGAAAATTagattttcaaatgtaataCCTTAATTTATACAATTTATAGACAAACTTACCATACCTTCTTATATTCAACCAAGCAAAAATGTTTCTGTGTTATAATAAGTGGCAGCTTTAATAAAGACAAATGACTCTGTTAATACCCCTTCCGTAGTTAGTACTCATAGATCCCCCTTCCCTCTAAAGCGGCAAAGCTGAACCTGCTAGGAATAACAAATCTGTTGTGTTGCACTGGCTTTGAAACGATCAATGACGTTCATAGCGCTTCTGATGACACTAGTGTAAGACATCATGCGAGACTCGGGTCGTCTCCTCAGCCCACCCTCATCAAACGTTTGGGTGTCCCCAGAGAGAGAGCTTAGCTTATGTCCCGCTAGTACCAATCAGCCATTTCCCATCACCCCCCACAGCTGCCACATAGCATGATGGACAGGTGAGAGTGAGAGAGGGGAACACAACAAGCATGTCACTGCATAAACCTGCCATAAAGAGCTcaaacactctctctctcacacacgctTTCACACGACGCTTAAATAAGCTGTCAGAGAGAGATGGGTATTAAGGCAAAGGCAGGGCACTATCTCTTTCAGCAGGGAAATTGGCCATTGACTGGGTTTGGGATACAGATAGAAGGGAAGGCTGTCACAAAACTGCACTTAATGTTGAAAAAGATACTCATAGCACTTTGAGTTTGAGTCTCTGTCCATCACAAAGACATGaacatacacacgcacacatagaGGATGTATTGACAAGTGTGTCTCTTGTGTCTCAGGGCTCAGTGGAATCACTGTGTGAATGATCTGTCTTCCCCAGTACTTATGCTGGCAGTTCTAGGCATTTTGCTGTCTATACGGAGCAGGTAAGACATCGCTGAATGAGATCTGACCAtcagtttaatgtttaatgccACTGAAGTGAAGAAAAACCACACAATCTGAAGTTTAGGTTTTTTCCAGACCATCGTGAATGTAAACACTGTGGCTGTGTGCAGCCTTCAAAACAtcactctgtttttttttttttcagcagtcCAACATATCAGCTTTTGGCTTAACCACTGGCAGAACTACTAATTTGTCTTAAACCTGTTTGAAATCTTTTTTGCAATTCCATTTGGGGCACAGACATTGAAAAagaagtttggggttggtacaagttttaaatgttttagaaaaaagttcaccaaagctgcatttatgtgatcaataatacagtaaaaacagcaatattgtgaaatattacagttgaatataattgtattatattttgatacatttttttaaagatttattttttgcatttttgccTTTATCGATAGGACAGTACAGATAATCTGTATAGATAATCGTCGGAAAGAAAAGTAGGAGAAAGAGGGGTCGGGATCGGAAAAGGTCACCGAGCCGGGACTCGAATTTTGGTCGCCTGAAGCGCAATCAGcgacatttttttatatattttaaagtgtaatttactcctgtgatgccaaagctgaattttcagcatcattactctagtctttagtgtcacatgatccttcagaaatcaatatgctgatttggggcttaagaaacatttattattatcaatgttgaaaacagttgtgcttcttaatattttggtggaaaccatgatagtttttatttttccgATAAATAGAAACTACagaagaacagaatttattagaaatgtaattcctttgtaccattataaatgtataatgatATCACTTTtgctcaatttaatgcatccttgctgaaattTAGTAttaattcctttaaaaaaaaatcttactgaccccaaaattttgatgGCTAATTCTGGTCCAGTAATCGGATTGGAGAAGTGGCTTTAAAAAGTTTTAGTGTGTGTATGAAGGTAAATATTGCTGTTATTGTGTgctattatattgttatatataaacaaattatcATTCTACCATGAACTAATTTAGTGGAAAACTATTTTGACTTGATTTAGTTATTACGTTCTTGCATTGTTGTCATAGCAAAAAATTTGCTAACCATGTTGTGTTTGAAATGTTCATTACTagatattaagttcttgtttTTAGAACTGTATTAAAGCAATATAAATATCACATCCATTCTGATATTGTGCTCACGTGTGCTCATGTGATATTACTTAAACAGAACTAGCAGGCAACTGACAAATATGCATACCAATAGATTTGCTATcataatgtttaaaatgtagtttCAATGTATTCAAAGCCAATATCatcataataatttttaaattaatgacaCATACTGTATGTGGCCCCCAGAATTCGCTTTGTTTTTGTCTGGTTGATTGTCACCATGGTGAGCATCTACTCTGTGTTCTTTGCCTGGAGAGCAAACCTGAACATTGAGAAGCCTCTTCTTCTGGGAGTGGTGAGTTTAAAGTTTACAGTTATTTCTTCTATAATGTAAGAAATGCGCTTCAGTGTATGTACTGCATGTGTGTATGTAGGTGGAGCGCTTCTGGCTGCAGGCTGATGCTGGGGTGTGTGTTCTGGCTGGTCTGGGTCTGAGCTGGGCAGTGTGTTGGCTGAACGGGCGTCTGAGCCGGGGGACGGTGTGGAACACGGGAGCCTGGATACTCACTGCAGGCCTCATCTCACACATGATCAGCTTAAACCACAGGTATACCATTCATACACAGGGTGCCAATGGACGCTATAAAACTATTCAGACATCATTCACTTTTCAAAACTTgtatatcaaaaaaaaaacaatgctatAGGTAGTTATTATACTTTGAAATGCCTGTTTCTGTGTGATCTTGCCCACTGCAAATTTACCCCATAGTATTTCGACATCCTGGGTTGCAAGTTGGCGAAAAACAGCATATTGCAGGCATGGAAGCCAGCAAATGAACTGGCTCAGAGATTGCAGATTCTgcctgacctaaaaagcctcggCATCCATATAATAAAACGCATTTTAAAATGCGGATAAATATACAGTGTAAGGCTCGTTGCTTTCCATTGTCAGTTGCACTTGTTTTTGTTGAGTGTCCTCAATCTGGCAACCCGTGTGAGCGTTGAgtctgaggaggaggaagcGGGACAAACAACTCTCtccaatattttaaatttgaactGCAGTACCCAGTTCGACCACTAGCTGtaaatattacatactgcacctttaaggaaGCTTCACACATGTCTGTAGACATTTTCTTTTATACTGATTTTTTGAATGCCACAACAATAGGAGATTTCAGTGTTAAGATGAGGAGGTTTCTGATGGTTAGTTTTTGTCCTCACTCAAATGTGTTCACAGAAAGTCCCCAGGAGACTTTTTAGatgaattgttttgtttatgtCTGTAGGTAAATATGGCATTTATGTAATGAAAGATGTCTATTTGAAGTAAATACTATTCTTTTGAACCTTCCATTCATCTATGaatcctgaagaaaaaaaaaccaaagtaaaatggtttccacaaaccgtttttaacattgataataataagaaatatttcttgagcagaaaatcagcatattagaatgatttctgaaggatcatgtgacactgcagactgaagtaatgatgctgcaaAATTCAACTTTGGCTtcatagaaataaattacattttaaaaaatatttaaattacaaaacagtatttttttactgtatttttgtccaaataaatgcagcctttgtgaacTTAAGAGATGGCGGTGTATGTATTTATACATTgttacatataaataaatatatactgtatataggcctatatacaaTTAAAAATTTAGGATGAAACATGGCTGGactttttactgtacttttgtttttgcattaAATAGTTTGTAAGGTAGTTTGCTGTTTGATCCAAATGATGGTacctttgagaaaaaaaaaaaaaaaaaaaaaaaaatcacccagATCTCAGAATATCGAATATCATATCATAGACTAAAATATCAGGTCAAATAGTTGATATAATTGTATCATTGACAACTATAAGTTTCCTACATACAGTATCTGTGCTATTTAATGTATCACTGACCACCTGACTGATCATTCCTTACTTATAATATTTATGTCCATTAAATGTCCATTGAATTTAACCAATATCCCCTCATTAATCAgcacagaaaataaaaatgcataaatatcaATTTTCTAGAATATCCAAACAAATGTAGATATCAGGTATTATTTCCTGCCTAACTActaattattttgcagtgtgCATTACTGCATTATTTAGCAACATCACAGAGCCATTGAACCTTTGAACATTTGAGTTTTTTGTATATTTGTGGTCGATCATCCAGACCATGGCAGTCACTCCCTGAATTCCTCATTTCCTCCATGCTTCAGCACACATCAAAGCAAAAGCTCTCTTGCACTCTTCTGCAGCTTTGACTCTATGCTTGATTAGCCGTCCTGGCCACGCTAGTCATGCAGATTAAAGCAGCCGAGTTCTGTGCTTGATTAGACATCCTAGCCACGGCAGTCATGTAGATTAGAGCGGTGAGGTTTGGTACATCGCTGCCACAAACTGTGCCGCTTTGATCAATGGCGAGACTGACGCTCTTGTCAGCGCTCATCACACCTGTCCGAGGCTGATTACAGCCGAGAGATGTTCCACCTCATCACTGCTCGCTACTCAGAGAGAAACACAGGAACTGACTTCAGAACAGCTGTAAGAAAGATAATGTCATGGATCCTTACATTTTTGTGCAAACTCTTCAAAGTAAACATCACTGCTCATGTGGTTGAAGTATTTGTGAATGAATGTGCATGTACTTTTACACACTCCTGACAAACTTTTCTATCACTTTCAGATCACTTTTAGCTcgcaaacaaacttttttttactaAAGACTTTTACAAACAGGCATTATTGGCCAAAATTGGGATTTTGGAGATGCAATAATTACCAAAATCTGGTGGTGACCCATGTGCCCTATGACACGATTCcacaatcacacacaaaaaaagtaataattccCTATGTAAACCCTTTTGTTGATCATATacacatattttttatgaaGAATATACAAATGAAAAGTCCAGACATGTTTTCCCCTAAATTAGTTCTTAAAAGAACTGtattaaatcatatttatttatgcgcaacaatgtataaataaaagaGGGGTGCTAGGTGGCatttttagggctgtcaaagttAACATATTCACctgtttataataatattttaacaatttgcTTGAGTacaataacaatataaaa is part of the Chanodichthys erythropterus isolate Z2021 chromosome 18, ASM2448905v1, whole genome shotgun sequence genome and encodes:
- the tmem260 gene encoding protein O-mannosyl-transferase TMEM260 isoform X3, with the protein product MSSDKLTWTLTGATVACVLAVYVASAPRAVPGGDSGELITAACELGVAHPPGYPLFTMLSSLLLLLLPLSSPAHSINVLCAVFGAGASGGLCFTVCRLAGPGPGAVLAGGVFAVSRLVWQWSVVAEVFSLNNLFVGVLFSLSACFLCAKSVQQKKKFALWGALFCGLSLCNQHTLVLYVVIIIPWALLHLYTHNGLSFIGLVSLGTCFLAGFVPYIYLPISSYLNRARWSWGDQTSLHGFLTHLLRAEYGTFSLAKTDENLSLLKMLRAQWNHCVNDLSSPVLMLAVLGILLSIRSRIRFVFVWLIVTMVSIYSVFFAWRANLNIEKPLLLGVVERFWLQADAGVCVLAGLGLSWAVCWLNGRLSRGTVWNTGAWILTAGLISHMISLNHSFHPGSWERIANEEMWQARMKTAFFLFDLAENMEREQQARLYELSYYLYCQIVDAQVDYPANWDKNLALAAERLLQSGGRGYSLDSLLSRSIHHFSRYLHREPTDPQSKAIRSVITHLRKELDKLRDRQKG